The region ttagtaagtttgctgatgacacaaagtttggaggtgttgtggatggtgtggagggctgtcagagtttacagagggacattgataggatgcaaaactgggctgagaagtggcagatagtgctcaactcagataagtgtgaagtgtttcattttggtaggtcaactatgatggcagaatatagtattaatggtaagactcttggcagtgtggaggatcagagggatcttggggtccgagcccaTAAGATGCTCCAAGCAGCTGCACaggatgactgtgtggttaagcaggtgtacggtgtattggccttcatcaatcgtggaattgaatttaggagctgagaggtaatgttgcagctatataggaccctggtcagactccacttggagtactgtgctcagttctggtcgcctcactgcaggatggatgtggaagccatagaaagggtgtagaggagattgtttaacaaagatgttgccgggattggggagcatgtcttatgagaataggttgagtgaactcagccttttctccttggagcgcgaagcgcagaatcaaatatcgctgtgatgattgtacgctctagtattaattgtttggtgacaataaaagtaaaggaTGAgaggtactggaaatccaagcaacacaaaatgctggaggaactcagcaggctacgccccgatgaaggatttcggcttcatcttttccatagatgttgcctggcctgctgagttcctccttcaATTTGTGTCTGTAGCTCCGAATCTTgcttccttggagcgacggtggatgagaggtgacctgatagaggtgtatgaaatgttgagagggatcaatcatgtgcatagtcagaggctttttttcccagggctgaaatggttcccacaagaggacacaggtttaagctgctgggtagtaggtacagaggagatgtcaggggtaagttttttactcagagagtggtgagtgcgtggaattggctgccggcaatggtggtggtgacggataaaatagggtcttttcagagacttttggataggtacatggagcttactataggtaagcctagtaatttctaaagtagggacatgtttggcacaactttgtgggccgaagagcctgtattgcgctgtaagttttctatgtttctaaatagtgGGTGGGGGTTGACAGGTAGGGGGTGTGACTGGGTGAGGGGGTGGGCAGTAGTGAGGGCTAGTTGTGGTATGGACAGAGGCAGAATAGGGCAAATacagtcccacatgggaggttgtttgagaaggttcagttgctctgcattcagaatgaggtggtaaattggaataAACATTGAATTTGTAGGAGAAGCCAGAAAGTTGGTGTAGATCTTTGCCTCTCtcactggaggtctgtgactagtggtttgctgcagggatcagtgctggttctgttgttgcttgtcatctgtatcaatgatgtCGATGATGatctggttaactggatcagcttATTTGCGGATGTCACCAAGACTGGGGGAGTAGTTgccagtgaggaagataatggCTTGCAGCAAGGTCTgggtcagctggaaaaatgggagtaggcagtttaaatggcttggcacGGACTTGATGAACGAaagtgcctatttctgtgctgtacttttctataacccTATGAATCTATGATGATGAACGTGGAATGGTGAAGGATGAGGTGGTCTAGGGTGGGGAGGGAATTTGGAAGTGCAATGATGGAAGTGTGGAATGGCGGGCTAGTATTCCTGTTCCTGGCTAGACTCATATGACTTCTGTTTCCAGATGTTGACTGTTGGACGGTGCAGAAGGCAGGCAGATATCAATTCTCAGGCAGTTGCATGTCTGTTGGGTACAGCCGAAACCAGCCCAGATGTTGTGCAGCTGCTGAGGGGCCACATATTGTTTCAGGACCTGGGAAACACAGGGCTACATTTTATTCCACCTGCGGTCCTGCGTCTCCAGTACTTGGAGGAGCTACACCTGGAGGGGAATCAGATTGAGGAGATCCCAGCAGAGATTGGTTCACTACGAAGACTCAGGGTTTTGTACCTGAACAACAACAGCTTGAGCAGGATCTGTGATCAGCTTGTGGAGTGCCAGAACCTCCAGAGTTTGGATCTGAGTAACAATCCACTGGATTGTGGTATTCCCACACAGATACTATGCCATCTCCAGGCATTGCAGGAACTACGCTTGTCCAATCTGAATCTAGTGCAGCTTCCAGTCCAGATCTGTAAGAAACTGCATCACCTCCAGTTGCTGGGATTATCAGGGAACAGTCTGACAACCTTACCCTGGGAGATCAGGAACCTGACCCAACTGCAACAACTTCACTTGAAGAGCAACAAGTTGCATGGTTTGCCGCCAGGATTTTGCCAACTGCTAAAGCTGGAAGTTTTGAATTTGAGACAGAATTTATTGAATTGTCTTCCTGATGATATTGGTTCTCTGAAAAACTTAAAGCATTTATACTTGAGCCACAACAAGCTCACAACCATGCCGGAATCCCTTGTCAAATGTCTGAGTATGTGTGTATTAGATATTAGTGGAAATAGACTACATGCCAACGTCAAAGCATTGCCAGCCAGTCTGACTGAATTAGCTGTCTCTGATAATCAGCTCCACATATTTCCAACAGCTATCTGCAATTTGGCTGACTCCTTACAGCTCCTCTATTTGAAAAACATACAGTTAAAGAAATTAAGCTATTGTTTCTCCAATTTGACAGAAATTCGCTTCTTGGATCTCAGTCAAAATCTGCTTAGGTACTTCCCAAAGCAAATATGTGACCTGTCTCATTTGGAAATGCTCTCGCTGGATGACAATAAATTAAAAGAGGTACCAATCTTTATATCTGAGTATTCAAAACAGAGAAAGGTGAAATCAGGGAGGGGAATTGGCACCTTAGATATGAAACACAGGATGATTGAAATAGAGCACCAggaagaatggaggaacatgATGCCAAAGTCAATGTAAGAGTTCAAAAGAATTGAAGAAATAGAAGCAGTTGTCAGTATTTGGCTCCTTGTGCCTGGCCTGTTATTCAATaaaacatggctgatcttttaacctttcCTGATTGAACACATATCCCTTGACTATAATCAGTAACTGAGCCTCCATAACCTCTTCAGTAGACAATTCCCAATATTTTCTCCCTTCTGAAAttgggaaatttctcctcatttctacACCTGAATGACCAATTCATAACTTTGAAACTGGGACTCCTGGTTCTAGATACCCTGTTCACAAGAAGTGCCAGCACTTCATTCTGTCCTGTTTTGATCAgtaagaattttatacattttaatTAGATCACCTCTGACTGTGAGGGGATAGAGTAGATTTTCCCTTTGTGGGTAACTAAAACAAGAGGCTATATGTGCAAGTAGAACGTACGTTGTACAGTGTAGATcatattgtgccaaactaattaaatgaTTGCCACATCATTGTTACTGTACTTTCTGCTCTCACTTCTAAAGGACCTGACATTACTGTATACTTCTCCACTTACACTCGGCCTTCCAAAGTGCAACCGCTCACACAAACGCAGATTAAACTCTACTTGCTATTTGTCTGACTGTATCTGTAACTGATCCATATCCCATGCATCTTAAGTTAATAAGACATGGCCTGCCCCACAAAAAAtctatgttgactatccctaataaacCCATGCTTTTCCAATGAGAATAGATACTATTGCAAAAAATCCTGTCCAATAGTTCTCCTACCCCTGCCTTATAGTTTCCTGGATTAACCCTATTGGCACCTTAAACAAAAGAATAACACTGGCCactctccattcctctggaatCTCACCTGTGGGTAGAAAGGATGCAAATATCTTTGTCAAGGTCTcttacctctctcaataacctaggATAGGTTTGCATTAGACCATGGGAAGTTACAGTATCCACCTTACTGTCTCTCAATAGATCCAATACCACCAGCTATTTAATTCCAATGTGCCCTAAATTATTTGCAAACCCTCACACTGATTTCACTGTCCTCTGTGCCATTCTTGGTGAATGCTAATGAAAATTccagtgccattctgtaaggagtctgtacatccttcccatagaatGTGTGAGTGCTTTGGTTTCATCTTGTaggccaaagatgtactgggtagttTAACTGGttgttataaattgtcccataattaagTTAGAGTTAAATCCACGTAGTGGTGTAGCTGGGGCACAATGGCTTGAAGGGCCCACTTCGCACTTTATcactaaacaaacaaataaatacaatattaATTTAGTTCCTTGCCCACATCCTCTTGCTCCAAATATAAATTTTCTCCATTATCTTGGTAGTACTATGTTCTCCctatttacagtgcctataaaaattattTATCCCTCTTGaaaattttcatgttttgttgttttacaacattgaatcacagtggatttaacttggcttGTTTTTTGACACTGGTCAGCATAAAAAGAATTTTTCgtgccaaagtgaaaacagatctctacaagattatctaaattcattacaaatgtaaaacagaaaataattgattgcataagtattcactcccttcaagtcagtatttagtagatgcacctttggcagcaattacagccttgactcTGTGTAGATAgagctctatcagctttgcacatctggacactgcaattttccccattcttttttacaaaactgctcaagctctgaaAGATtgtatggggattgtgagtgaacagctgttttcaagtccagccacaaattttcaattgcATTGAGGTCTGAGCTCTGTCtgagtagctttggctttatgcttggggttattgtgttgttggaaaacaaatcttctcccaagtcacagttctcttgtagactgcatcaggttttcctccaggatttccctgtattttgcagcattcattttgccctctgtattcacaagccttccagggcttgCAGCCACAgctatgcttcacagtagggatgatgTGCGGTATTTGGCTTACAACAAACATTGTGTTTAGTCTAatggtcaaaaagctcaattttggtttcatcagaccatagaacattCTTCCAGCGGACTTCAGAGACTCCCAcatgtcttctggcaaactctagccaagatttaaTGTGAgtctttttcaacagtggctttctctttactactctctcataaagctgtgactggtgaagcacccggacaACAGTTGTATACGCAGTCGCTCCCATCTCAATCACTGAAGCTTGTTACTccttcagagttgtcataggtgcCTTGATGggctccctcactagtccccttagtccataagacataggagcagaattagaccattcagcccatcaagtctgctccgccattccatcatggctgatcccaaatcccactcaaccccatagaaacatagaaaataggtgcaggagtaggccattcagcccttcgagcctgcactgccattcagtatgatcatggctgatcatccaactcaaaaccctgtacctgctttctctccataccccctgatccctttagccacaagggccatatctaacttcctcttaaatatagccaatgaaccagcctcaactgtttcctgtggcagagaattccacagattcaccaatctctgtgtgaagaagtttttcctcatctcggtccgtAAACCTGCCTTCTTACAATATCCTTTTATGCCtggccaatcaggaaactatcaatttccactttaaatatactcatagacttgacctccactgcagtctgtagcagagcattccacagattcgctactttccagctaaaataattcctccttacctctgttctaagcagtcgcccctcaattttgaggttgtgccttctagttcaggatatccccaccataggaaacatcctctccacatacacctgatccagtcctttcaacattcggtgggtttcaataagatccccccccccccacattcttttaaattcagTGAATACAGGTTCAAAGCGGCCAAACGCTCCTTATACGTTAACCCgttctttcccagaatcatccttgtgaacctcctctggattctctccaatgacaacacattctctCTGCGAGAAATATGAGGCcctaaactgttgacaatactcccaagtacagcctgactagtgtcttttatatatatacatatacatattcaggattatctccttgcttttatattctattccccttgaaataaatgtcaacattgcatctGCCGCCTTTACCCACAGATTCAACCTTCTTGGAGTCTCACACGATGGCTCACAAGTCGCTCgccacttctgatgtttgaaccttctccccatttagataacagtctgcactattgttccttttaccaaaatgtattatcatacatttccaacactgtatttcatctgccaattttttgcccattcttccaatttgtctcagtCTTGATGCAATCaccttgcttcctcagcactacctacccctccacctatcttcatatcatcctcaaactttgccacaaagccacaaTTGATAttgcattatctaaatcactgacaatgtgaaaagcagcagtcccaatattgacccctgaggaacatcattagtcaccagcagccaaccagaaaagtccccctttattcccactcactgcctcctgcctgtcagtcatttcatccatgccagtatctttcctaatGCTGTAGgattttatagacaataggtgcaggagtaggccattcggcccttcaagccagcaccactattcaatgtgatcatggctgatcatccacaatcagtaccccattcctgccttctccccatatcccttgactccactatctttaagagctctatctaactctttcttgaaagcatctagagaatttacctccactgccttcggaggcagagcattccatagattttaTCTTAGTAAGCAGTATCAAATATCTTCTGCAAATCCAGGTAAATGACATCCTCAGCCTCTCTTTTGTCCAACCTACTTGTTAAGTCCTTgaaaactcttaacagatttgtctggcaagatttccctttacagaaaccatgctgacttgactcattttatcattagtctccaagtatcctcAAACCTCATCCCTCATGCCTCAAGTGCAGCACCTATCACCCTTCTtccatggtcactcagtttttgacaATGGCCTGCTTTTGTCAGATTTACAGTTGTACTTAACTATACTctgagggatattcagtgactttgaaatcttcttgtatccatctcctgacttgtgcttttcaataaacttttcatggagttgcttgaagtgttcttttgtctttgcaGTGTATTTTTTTGCCAGTAagctgactcaccagcagttggacctccagatacagttgtatttttactacaatcatttGAAACACCTGGACTACACACAGTGATCTTCATTTTactaattatatgacttctaAATCCAATTatctgcaccagtgatgatttgatgtgtcatattaatgGGGGCAAATacattatgcaatcaattattttgtgtattatatttgtaattagaTCACCTTGTAGACAGAAAacaatctttttctgttgatcagtgtcaaaaatgccaaattaaatccatttattcattgttgtaaaacaataaaacatgatttTTTTGATTTTTAATATATGTATGGATAAATGCCTcgagattttccttaatcctcctcaccaaggaatttaaatacCCCTTATGTGCCTTCTGATTCTCTGTTTTGGTTTTTTCTTGCTTTGTTTATATTCCTTAAGGATCCTGTCTAATTTAAGTGTTGCAGTAATACTGCAcgaacaggacctttggccaaCAACATCAATTTAAACTAGTCCTATTTGTGTTTGGTCCATATTTCCTCTAaatcttttctatccatgtactgtccaggtgtcttttaaatgttgctattgtacctgcctcagtgAGGTACAACAGGGCAATTCACTCCACATATGTATCacccttttaaatttttttttcctttcaccctaaacctataccctctagtTTTCAATTCCCTATCtatgattttgtacacctctgtaagatcacccttcagtctctaGTGCTCCAACGAGTaaaaagcctgaagacacacactgattggttaggaacagcttcttccagtctgccattagatttcagaatggtccatgaatgCTATCTTTTCCACTATTTAGTTACTTTGGTAATTTATACATTTTCTGTCTTTGCACTGTCCTCTTGCcataaacaataaatttcatgtctGCATCAGTGATGATCATTTTGATTCTGAAGCCCCAGCCTGTCCATTCTCTCCCTGgcttatcaaatgttgaaaggcctagatagagtgaatgtggagtgtATGTTTCCTTTCATGGGTGAGTTgaagtccagagggcacagcctcagaataaaggaagatccctttagaacagagatgaggaggaatttctttagccagagaatagtgagtcTGTGGAGGCTAagacactgggtatatttaaagcggattttgattagtcagagcatcaaataTCATGGGGCAAAGATAGGaagatggagctgagagggataataaatcagccatgatggaatgacagagcaggtttgatgggccgaatagcctaattctgttcctatatcttacagttATGGTAAGTCTTTTCGTTGAATCTAGGCACATTCTCATTGTGATACAAGCAATCTTTTTACTCCTCAATGTTCTCAAGAAGGCAAATAAAACCTTATGTCATTTGTAGGTGGCTGCCGAAATAAAGAACTTAACTAAGCTGAAGATTCTTGGTCTGACTGGAAACAGGTTCCGGACTTTTCCACAGGAGATCTGCTTCATTGATTCTCTGGAGAAATTGTACTTGGGACAAGATCATGGGATGAAATTAATCCATGTACCTGAGGAGATCACCCACCTTGTGGTAAGAAGCTAAAGACTGTTGAGGTGTCTTCTCACTAAGGTCTAGCTGGATCTGTAATGGGTAGATGGCTTTGCAGAACCATTCTCAGAAATGGTTGTAAATCACTCAGTTACTATCTGAGGCCCAAGGTTCCTCTAGGAAATGCTGGAACTTTAGAAAACTTATCAAACATAAAGTTTAGGGTGGAGCCCAATATTTTGTTATTTGATGGGAAAGAGCTTGTTGGTCAGTAAAAAAAATGTGACAAATTAAAATTATTATGAACTTCCAAGCTGAACACTGATCAGTGTATTGGGCCACTGTAACACACTTACTCACTTAAGCACATGACCCCTACTAGGGCATAGGCTGCTGACAGCTGATCACTGgagtcctctatcctgggccaccTTTCAGGATGTTCCCATGTGTATCCCATCTTCAAAGGTCTTTCCTTTCTCAGAAATAAGGTCTTCGAAGCTTCTGTTGGTgcttctgtagctctgggctttTACAGGATGGGATTGCTAGTTCCAGGCCCAAACTACCTCCTTTCACATACGTTCTTGGGACTGTCCATAATAAGTAGTGGGTTACAAATGTTTGAGATAATTCTATGCCCAGTTATTCAGTGTATCCACAGGTAAAATTGATGGACTGTTGGGCAATAATAGAATCTGACAGAATGTAGATCAGGCTCTAATGTGAATGAAGCACAGGATGAGTAGTATTCTTCACAACTAAGAATAGACATAGTCCATTTTGGTATCTATTATATCTAATTATTATGATATATATCATCGTTAATGTAATAGACAGAAATCTACTGCCGGCCATTATATTTGGAGATATTGAAGTCCATAATTTTGATCAACAgccaaatataaaagaaaaaataattgattgcataagtagtcACCCCTCTTtaatgacacatcaaatcatcactggtgcagccaattagttttagTAGTAAcataagggttagggttagtaaaatGGAGATCTGTTTGTCGAGACCTgtatgcagtcaaggtgtttcaactgattgtagtaaaaatactgaTTGTagtcaaaaactgagtgaccgttcAAGAAGGGGaccggggggaggggggcagaGGGCTACCGacagacctatgacaactctagaggagttacaagcttcagtaacTGAGATGAGAGAGACTGAGCATACAGCAACTGTTGTCCCTGTGCTTTAACAGTCACAGCattatgggagagtgacaaagagaaagccactgaagaaaaaaaacacacacacatgaaACCTCAGTTAGAGATTGCTAGAAGGTatgtggaagactctgaagtcagctggaagaaggttctatggtctgatgaaaccaaaattggccatcagactaaatgctatattttgcataagccaaacacctcacatcatcaaaaacacaccatctctattagacataagacataggccattaagcctattgagtctgctctgccattcctacATGGCTGCTCCTGGATTCGACtctaccccatacacctgccttctctctgtatcttttgatgccttgactgatcgggaaatgatcaacttctgctttaggTATACCCACGGtcttgacctccactgcagtctgtggcagagccttcctcagattcaccacgctttggctaaaaaagttcctccttacttctgttctaaaaggtggcccctcaattttgaggcttgtCCCTTGAGTTCTGGatacttccaccataggaaacatcctctccatatcctccttatatagtcctttcaacattcagtaggtttcaatgagatccccacacattcttctaaactctggcgAGTACAGGCACAAGgctgccaaactctcctcataccttaacaccttcattcccagaataatcctcgtgaacctcctctggactctttccaatgacaacacatcctttctgagatatgtggccctaaactgttgacagtactcaaAGTATAGCCTGAcgagtgccttataaaggcttagcagtgtctccttgcttttatattctattccccttgaaataaatgccaacatggcttcggccctctcttcccccccattcctgatgaagggtctcggcccgaaacattggctactcttttctcacggatgctgcctgacctgctgagttcttccagcgtcatgTACgtattctaacattgcatttgccttctttaccacagactcaacctgtgaattaaccttctgggagtcttacagaatcaggtttattatcaccagcatttgacgtgaaatttgttaacttagcagcagcagttcaatacaatacattatACAGAGGataaaaaacataaaaataacaataaatacacaagtaaatcaattacagtatatgtatattgaatagattaaaaaaacatgcaaagaATAGAAATActctacatttaaaaaaaagtgagatggtgtccaaggattcaatgtctgttttggaattggatggcagagggaagaagctgttcctgaatctctgagtgtgttccttcaagcttctgtacctcctacctgatggtaacagtgagaaaagggcatgccttggttGTAGGAtgaccttaataatggatgctgcctttctgagacactgcttcctgaagatgtcctgggtattttgtaggctagagcccaagatggtgctgactagatttacaacccactgcagcttctttcagtcctgtgcagtagccctccccccccccccccataccagacagtgatacagcctgtcagaatgctgtcgatggtacaactatataagtttttgagtgtatttgttgacatgccaaatctcttcaaactccaaatgacatatagccactgtcttgccttctttgtaactacatcgatatgttggaactGGGGTTAGATGCTCAGagctcttgacacccaggaacttgaatttgCTAACTCTCTCCAATTTTGATCTATCTCTGGGGATtgctatgtgttcctttgtcttaccct is a window of Hemitrygon akajei chromosome 3, sHemAka1.3, whole genome shotgun sequence DNA encoding:
- the LOC140725806 gene encoding uncharacterized protein isoform X2, with the translated sequence MLTVGRCRRQADINSQAVACLLGTAETSPDVVQLLRGHILFQDLGNTGLHFIPPAVLRLQYLEELHLEGNQIEEIPAEIGSLRRLRVLYLNNNSLSRICDQLVECQNLQSLDLSNNPLDCGIPTQILCHLQALQELRLSNLNLVQLPVQICKKLHHLQLLGLSGNSLTTLPWEIRNLTQLQQLHLKSNKLHGLPPGFCQLLKLEVLNLRQNLLNCLPDDIGSLKNLKHLYLSHNKLTTMPESLVKCLSMCVLDISGNRLHANVKALPASLTELAVSDNQLHIFPTAICNLADSLQLLYLKNIQLKKLSYCFSNLTEIRFLDLSQNLLRYFPKQICDLSHLEMLSLDDNKLKEVAAEIKNLTKLKILGLTGNRFRTFPQEICFIDSLEKLYLGQDHGMKLIHVPEEITHLVKLKELYLENNEIEFLPSTIGLLQNLTVLDCHENRLLEIPDSISDIQDPGLVAWLNGAEGTGSFSEFVSKEKQKREKEQEK
- the LOC140725806 gene encoding uncharacterized protein isoform X1 codes for the protein MLTVGRCRRQADINSQAVACLLGTAETSPDVVQLLRGHILFQDLGNTGLHFIPPAVLRLQYLEELHLEGNQIEEIPAEIGSLRRLRVLYLNNNSLSRICDQLVECQNLQSLDLSNNPLDCGIPTQILCHLQALQELRLSNLNLVQLPVQICKKLHHLQLLGLSGNSLTTLPWEIRNLTQLQQLHLKSNKLHGLPPGFCQLLKLEVLNLRQNLLNCLPDDIGSLKNLKHLYLSHNKLTTMPESLVKCLSMCVLDISGNRLHANVKALPASLTELAVSDNQLHIFPTAICNLADSLQLLYLKNIQLKKLSYCFSNLTEIRFLDLSQNLLRYFPKQICDLSHLEMLSLDDNKLKEVAAEIKNLTKLKILGLTGNRFRTFPQEICFIDSLEKLYLGQDHGMKLIHVPEEITHLVKLKELYLENNEIEFLPSTIGLLQNLTVLDCHENRLLEIPDSISDIQGLQKLLLNCNRISHLPANLDHLQNLEILYLERNPLEKPLDEICLHGVSAIFQYLQTKRIQKISATKIQAWWRGLMVRKELGPFQNLFPKKNKKGKKNKKNDIKKGKKK